The proteins below are encoded in one region of Zavarzinella sp.:
- a CDS encoding RNA methyltransferase: protein MHQARHRWESGFFLAEGPRAVSWVVQHHPDKIDEILLSNEGNAPRWNHGNVRVISPKQLQEISTLVTPQEPIAVCRIPEGFLTNTLPPDVGQHILLLEHIQDPGNVGTLIRSAAAFGFSGIICSDQTADPFSPKVVHAVMGAVYGVWIRRTAEYLELVQQLQQTGYQLIATTLDGAGDLSLDRDQAVILAIGNEGNGLTAELTTLANQRVRLAFDSTQVESLNAAIAGSILMHHCYQARQQM, encoded by the coding sequence TTGCATCAAGCCCGCCATCGCTGGGAAAGCGGATTCTTTCTAGCCGAAGGCCCACGTGCGGTATCGTGGGTGGTGCAGCACCACCCCGACAAGATTGATGAGATTCTGCTTAGTAATGAAGGAAATGCCCCCCGCTGGAATCATGGCAACGTGCGGGTCATTTCACCGAAGCAATTGCAGGAAATCAGCACATTAGTGACCCCACAGGAACCGATTGCGGTCTGTCGCATTCCTGAAGGTTTTCTCACAAACACCCTCCCGCCGGACGTGGGTCAGCACATCCTGCTGCTGGAGCACATTCAGGACCCAGGTAACGTGGGTACGCTGATCCGCAGTGCGGCAGCATTTGGTTTCTCGGGGATCATCTGTTCTGACCAAACAGCCGATCCATTCTCACCGAAAGTGGTTCATGCGGTCATGGGTGCTGTGTACGGTGTTTGGATACGCAGAACAGCAGAATACCTGGAGCTGGTTCAGCAGTTGCAGCAGACAGGTTATCAACTGATTGCCACCACTCTGGATGGTGCTGGTGATCTGTCACTCGATCGTGATCAGGCCGTTATACTGGCCATTGGTAATGAAGGAAATGGGTTAACAGCGGAACTGACCACACTGGCGAACCAGCGGGTGCGGTTAGCATTCGATTCGACGCAGGTGGAATCTCTTAATGCTGCAATTGCAGGGTCGATCCTGATGCACCACTGCTATCAGGCACGTCAACAAATGTGA
- a CDS encoding DUF1559 domain-containing protein: MKKRSAFTLIELLVVIAIIAILIGLLLPAVQKVREAANRAKCTNNLKQFGIAMHAHNDGVGHLPYGAYAVWGHSWSLDILPYIEQENLYRVCPQPFNDSGAWTGTDARSLGLIRLARTSVKTFRCPSSPAPDIEPTDVNGLTLRATSNYLVSAGNATGDNDEMRFSDGMFNAIRMNTTQKPHNLAAVTDGLSNTVMLAEAEYLLNASKGCTICDRYLFYHMNFDSGNGSDFSEALGSTFYQPNRRTVDTVEREISFGSFHTGGINACMGDGSVRFVRDSINLTAWRAMGSKDGGEVINE, translated from the coding sequence ATGAAGAAGAGATCTGCGTTTACCCTGATCGAATTGCTGGTGGTGATTGCCATCATTGCGATTCTGATCGGACTGCTGCTGCCAGCCGTACAAAAAGTGCGGGAAGCAGCCAATCGTGCCAAGTGCACCAACAACCTGAAGCAATTCGGGATTGCAATGCACGCCCACAACGATGGCGTGGGGCATCTGCCATACGGTGCCTATGCAGTCTGGGGCCATTCCTGGTCGCTCGATATCCTGCCATACATCGAACAGGAAAACCTGTATCGAGTTTGCCCCCAGCCATTCAATGATAGTGGCGCCTGGACTGGCACCGATGCCCGCTCATTGGGTTTGATTCGACTGGCACGTACCAGTGTGAAGACATTCCGCTGTCCCTCATCTCCCGCACCCGATATTGAACCAACTGATGTGAATGGTCTGACCCTGCGTGCAACTTCCAACTACCTGGTGAGTGCTGGTAATGCAACAGGTGACAACGATGAAATGCGGTTTTCTGACGGGATGTTTAATGCCATTCGTATGAACACCACCCAAAAGCCACATAATCTGGCTGCGGTAACGGATGGCTTGAGCAATACAGTGATGTTGGCAGAAGCAGAATACCTTCTGAATGCATCCAAAGGATGTACCATTTGTGATCGCTACTTGTTCTACCACATGAACTTCGACAGTGGTAACGGCAGCGACTTTTCGGAAGCATTAGGATCAACTTTCTACCAGCCGAATCGTCGAACTGTGGATACAGTAGAAAGGGAAATCAGCTTTGGCAGTTTCCACACCGGTGGGATTAATGCCTGTATGGGCGATGGCTCGGTTCGCTTCGTTCGTGATTCCATCAATCTGACTGCCTGGCGTGCCATGGGTTCGAAAGACGGCGGCGAAGTGATTAACGAATAA
- a CDS encoding glycosyltransferase family 1 protein has product MKILLATDAWRPQVNGVVRTWETSIHLLEQRGHEVLVLHPGLFRSFPAPRYPEIRLALPSRRQISQAIASFQPDVIHVATEGPIGLAVRGYCIRRNLKFTTTYHSRFPEYLNQLLHVPLKWGYRFMRWFHDASSTLMVATPSLENELNQRGFKNLRRWSRGVDLSLFSPGASMLDYPRPIMLYAGRVSKEKNIEAFLQANVPGTKIIVGDGPHRKTLEANFPNALFLGYRKGAALADLYRGADLFVFPSRTDTFGLVMIEAMACGTPVAGYPVTGPVDIVTHSAVGALHDDLEQAISQALRKGDRTACIAHAQQFNWERCTDQLLSNFHLCNSKE; this is encoded by the coding sequence ATGAAAATCCTGCTGGCAACCGATGCCTGGCGGCCTCAGGTCAATGGTGTGGTCCGCACGTGGGAAACCAGCATTCACCTGCTCGAACAGCGTGGGCACGAAGTATTGGTGCTGCACCCAGGGTTGTTTCGGTCGTTCCCCGCACCCCGTTATCCGGAAATCCGTCTGGCGCTACCCAGCCGCCGCCAGATCAGTCAGGCGATTGCCAGTTTTCAGCCCGATGTCATCCATGTGGCCACCGAAGGCCCCATCGGACTGGCCGTGCGTGGCTATTGCATCCGGCGAAACCTGAAGTTCACCACCACCTACCACAGTCGCTTTCCGGAATACCTGAACCAACTGCTCCACGTGCCCCTGAAGTGGGGCTATCGCTTCATGCGCTGGTTTCATGATGCCTCTTCGACGCTGATGGTGGCCACACCCAGCCTGGAAAACGAACTTAACCAACGTGGATTCAAGAACTTACGACGATGGTCGCGTGGGGTCGATCTCAGCCTGTTTTCCCCAGGTGCCAGCATGCTGGATTACCCCAGACCGATCATGCTGTACGCGGGACGTGTTTCCAAAGAAAAAAATATCGAAGCTTTCCTGCAGGCGAATGTGCCTGGCACCAAGATCATTGTGGGGGATGGCCCCCACCGGAAGACGCTGGAAGCCAACTTTCCCAATGCCCTGTTTCTGGGTTACCGGAAAGGTGCGGCACTGGCCGACCTCTACCGTGGGGCCGATTTATTCGTCTTTCCCAGCCGCACCGATACGTTTGGCCTGGTGATGATTGAAGCAATGGCGTGCGGCACACCCGTAGCAGGCTACCCAGTCACCGGACCAGTTGATATCGTTACTCATTCCGCTGTGGGGGCCCTGCACGACGATCTGGAGCAGGCGATTTCCCAGGCACTCCGCAAGGGTGATCGCACAGCCTGCATTGCCCACGCCCAGCAGTTCAACTGGGAGCGGTGCACGGATCAATTATTAAGTAACTTTCATCTTTGTAATTCAAAAGAATGA
- a CDS encoding DUF3616 domain-containing protein, whose product MDLLTKTATHRLQFHAVKQDLPDPAASLSAITTLPDGTLWLAADETCSIERLLPQHGGGYAQHISYPLTDLFGLPGKSGIEIDIEGLCYHDPYLWIVGSHASKFRKKAGELDFRADKARLEPRRCFLARVPIHQGWPCRVSPHGATAAMLKISRQGNRLRALLAEDPILHPYCHLPAKANGLDVEGIAVMGDTIFLGLRSPVLSHQAVVVEVKLETHRHDASRLSLRRLNRRQVRYRLHFLDTSGLGIRDLLVRDQELFFLLGPAMSSDGPFRLGIASTSTLGNYPVRIIGEIPCSTGGDRPEGICWAPNDPTSSIMVVYDSPAHDHHPQAFQGIADQFSI is encoded by the coding sequence ATGGATTTATTGACGAAAACTGCCACGCACCGGCTGCAATTTCATGCTGTCAAACAGGATTTACCTGATCCGGCAGCATCACTTTCAGCAATCACGACGCTACCTGATGGCACACTCTGGCTGGCAGCAGACGAAACCTGCAGTATCGAACGGTTACTCCCACAGCACGGTGGGGGGTATGCCCAGCACATTTCCTACCCACTGACCGATCTTTTTGGCCTGCCCGGAAAGTCTGGCATCGAAATTGACATCGAAGGGCTATGTTACCACGATCCCTACCTGTGGATTGTGGGCTCCCACGCATCGAAGTTTCGCAAAAAAGCGGGTGAACTGGATTTTCGTGCGGACAAAGCCCGCCTGGAACCACGTCGGTGCTTTCTGGCACGGGTGCCGATTCATCAGGGCTGGCCGTGCCGAGTCTCACCCCACGGTGCCACGGCTGCCATGCTGAAAATCAGTCGGCAGGGGAATCGCCTGCGGGCATTGCTGGCTGAGGATCCCATTCTGCACCCTTACTGCCATCTGCCTGCCAAGGCGAACGGTCTGGACGTGGAAGGGATTGCGGTGATGGGTGATACGATCTTTTTGGGACTGCGAAGCCCCGTACTGAGCCACCAGGCGGTGGTGGTTGAAGTAAAACTGGAGACGCACCGCCACGATGCTTCCCGCCTGTCGCTGCGACGACTGAATCGCCGCCAGGTGCGTTATCGCCTGCACTTTCTGGACACCAGTGGCCTGGGAATTCGCGACTTACTGGTGCGGGATCAGGAACTGTTTTTCCTGCTGGGTCCTGCCATGTCCAGCGATGGCCCATTCCGCCTGGGGATCGCCAGCACCAGCACATTAGGGAATTATCCCGTCCGCATCATTGGCGAAATCCCTTGCAGCACCGGTGGGGACCGTCCGGAAGGGATCTGCTGGGCACCGAATGATCCCACCTCGTCGATCATGGTGGTGTACGATTCCCCCGCCCACGACCACCACCCGCAGGCATTTCAGGGCATCGCCGACCAGTTTTCGATTTGA
- a CDS encoding tetratricopeptide repeat protein encodes MPTVTISGPAQAFARNPRASKPISDPKTLMRFHGLVSEQSCADIFEDRVLAKLGLSGGQLRIVFDEKTSSLRIITTFRVAKRLTEEQTERLVEATKEQWSDGIGSGSFDNFHGTVLSTALAIALLNSGESKDNIGEYFVDVFPLFDDDEETTVEFSNADIEKTDLDYLLEAAEFGESQAQFVLGRQLEEGDSFEKNDRLAFVNYQKAADQGHLSALTFLGLCYQGGTGTAQDLNRAYQCFANAAKEGVPLAMHCVGDCLIEGRGVEANSAEGVKWFRRGVKLGDMGCTAQLGDCYEFGKGVSKDLHKALELYELCMEGGFDVVAPAIKRVKKQLKNSGDD; translated from the coding sequence ATGCCCACAGTAACAATTTCCGGTCCGGCACAGGCATTCGCCAGGAACCCACGAGCATCGAAGCCGATTTCAGATCCGAAAACACTGATGCGGTTTCACGGATTGGTGTCAGAACAATCATGTGCTGATATCTTCGAAGATCGAGTTCTTGCCAAGCTTGGTCTATCGGGCGGACAGCTAAGAATCGTTTTTGATGAGAAAACGTCGTCACTCCGGATCATCACAACGTTTCGAGTTGCGAAACGATTAACCGAGGAGCAAACCGAGCGACTTGTTGAGGCAACGAAGGAGCAATGGAGCGACGGGATTGGTAGTGGAAGTTTTGACAACTTTCATGGAACGGTTCTTTCTACTGCTCTCGCAATCGCTCTCCTGAATTCTGGCGAGTCGAAGGATAATATCGGCGAGTATTTTGTCGATGTATTTCCTTTGTTCGATGATGATGAGGAAACAACCGTTGAGTTCTCAAATGCGGATATCGAAAAAACAGACCTCGACTATTTATTGGAGGCAGCCGAATTTGGGGAATCGCAAGCACAATTCGTATTGGGTCGACAACTGGAAGAGGGCGATAGCTTCGAAAAAAATGACCGGCTTGCATTTGTAAATTACCAAAAAGCGGCTGATCAAGGTCACCTGTCGGCACTGACGTTTCTTGGCTTGTGTTATCAGGGTGGTACAGGAACTGCCCAAGACCTCAACCGCGCTTATCAGTGTTTTGCCAATGCCGCGAAGGAAGGTGTACCGCTTGCCATGCATTGTGTTGGAGATTGTTTGATCGAGGGACGCGGTGTTGAGGCCAATTCCGCAGAGGGCGTGAAATGGTTTCGCCGTGGTGTCAAACTGGGTGACATGGGCTGTACTGCTCAATTAGGCGATTGCTACGAGTTCGGGAAAGGTGTCTCAAAGGATCTTCACAAGGCACTGGAGCTTTACGAACTGTGTATGGAAGGCGGCTTCGATGTCGTTGCACCCGCCATCAAACGAGTTAAAAAGCAGTTGAAGAACTCAGGCGATGATTAG
- a CDS encoding sigma-70 family RNA polymerase sigma factor — protein MKPESTTSLGVGESKPVEATLESSAEKRRKSLQENNLDRTLTPAGQALAAAHFDFCTRIAIDYYRRHRRWAPFDDVLSEALMALCHAVCHFDADRGLAFATFAQVVIRRRLLKQSRQLAIDRKQLAAYRKEMRAAPIKTSAVRTELDLLPVRRLLPPRWYRVLCLHHCDQHPKRAIARQLGISPCQVARMIDESTKIIRRHYPDWQGLAV, from the coding sequence ATGAAGCCCGAAAGTACCACCTCACTTGGTGTGGGGGAGAGCAAACCAGTCGAAGCAACCCTTGAATCGAGTGCGGAAAAACGCCGTAAATCATTACAGGAAAATAACTTAGATCGAACGCTCACGCCGGCTGGGCAGGCGTTGGCTGCGGCACATTTCGATTTCTGTACCCGCATTGCCATCGACTATTATCGCAGGCACCGTCGCTGGGCTCCGTTTGACGATGTGCTCAGCGAAGCACTGATGGCACTCTGCCACGCGGTGTGCCATTTCGATGCCGATCGTGGGCTGGCATTTGCCACGTTTGCCCAGGTGGTCATCCGGCGACGCCTGCTGAAACAATCTCGGCAACTGGCGATCGACCGCAAACAACTTGCTGCATACCGCAAGGAAATGCGTGCGGCACCGATCAAAACTTCGGCAGTGCGAACCGAACTGGATCTGCTGCCCGTGCGTCGTCTGTTGCCGCCCAGGTGGTATCGGGTGCTCTGTCTGCACCATTGCGACCAGCACCCCAAGCGAGCAATTGCCCGCCAGTTGGGCATTTCCCCATGCCAGGTGGCACGGATGATCGATGAATCGACGAAGATTATCCGCAGGCACTACCCCGATTGGCAGGGTCTGGCAGTGTAG
- a CDS encoding YciI family protein — MNKYLFVYRSKAADEAAISPEQMQEILKIWTDWINTGFQQGWMVDPGDALHPDGHVVHPDKTVTDGPFMEAHEIVGGYSVIQCESYEAAVKIAKDCPGLLHGTVEIRHLAGVGGPPSES, encoded by the coding sequence ATGAACAAGTATTTATTCGTTTATCGCAGTAAAGCAGCAGATGAAGCGGCAATTTCGCCAGAGCAGATGCAGGAAATCCTGAAAATCTGGACCGACTGGATTAATACTGGCTTCCAGCAGGGCTGGATGGTGGATCCCGGCGATGCCCTGCATCCCGATGGCCATGTGGTGCATCCTGATAAGACGGTTACCGATGGTCCATTCATGGAAGCCCACGAAATTGTGGGTGGCTATTCGGTGATTCAGTGTGAATCGTACGAAGCAGCAGTGAAGATTGCCAAGGATTGCCCTGGGCTGCTGCACGGAACCGTTGAGATTCGCCATCTGGCTGGAGTTGGTGGCCCTCCCAGCGAATCGTAA
- a CDS encoding sigma-70 family RNA polymerase sigma factor, with the protein MKDDTHAHGSARGEHQQLVEHFFRHESSRLNAALVRVFGWSRLELVEDMVQSALLEAMQHWKQRGIPDNPLAWIRTVAHRKVIDYLRREARSVSLENPATDVSAPDHMGELFADEVIQDSQLRLMFACCHPALSSEFQIVLVLKTLCGFSLKEIARGLLSTEEAMKKRFQRAKKLLVDQQIELSVPVPEELPARCVPIQRILYLLFHEGYRPSQGGEGFRLECCEEAIRLGTLLLQLPGIDSPSTKALVALMLLHQARLPGRTDPSGRLLFLEEQNRERWDWPLICRATDLLMQSMNDRSISRYHLEAGIIMLHCHQTDWHQTNWQEILNHYDLLMQLAPSPIYGLNRAIVVAQLHGPQAGLNAVAQIDDLHTLTKYHLLDATLGELHRKLGQNEIARCYFQQAITKTDSPDEKEMLHRRVAMCGG; encoded by the coding sequence ATGAAGGATGATACGCACGCACATGGTTCGGCGCGGGGAGAGCACCAGCAATTGGTGGAGCACTTTTTCCGCCACGAATCATCACGATTGAATGCGGCACTGGTGCGTGTATTCGGCTGGTCTCGCCTGGAGCTGGTGGAAGACATGGTGCAGTCTGCGTTGCTGGAAGCGATGCAGCACTGGAAACAACGTGGCATTCCAGATAACCCACTGGCATGGATTCGCACGGTGGCCCACAGAAAGGTAATTGATTACCTGCGACGAGAAGCCAGATCGGTATCCCTGGAGAATCCGGCAACAGATGTGTCCGCCCCAGACCACATGGGAGAACTGTTTGCCGATGAAGTGATTCAGGATAGCCAGCTTCGATTGATGTTTGCGTGCTGTCATCCCGCACTGTCCAGCGAATTTCAAATTGTGCTGGTGCTGAAAACATTGTGCGGTTTTTCGTTGAAGGAAATTGCCCGCGGACTACTCAGCACGGAAGAGGCAATGAAGAAACGCTTCCAGCGTGCGAAAAAACTGCTGGTGGATCAACAGATCGAATTGAGTGTGCCCGTACCGGAAGAATTGCCCGCACGGTGCGTGCCCATTCAACGAATTCTGTATCTGCTGTTCCATGAAGGTTATCGTCCCAGCCAGGGTGGGGAAGGCTTCCGCCTGGAATGTTGCGAAGAAGCGATTCGCCTGGGCACGTTATTGCTGCAATTACCGGGAATCGATTCGCCATCCACCAAGGCGTTAGTGGCGTTGATGTTGCTGCACCAGGCCCGCCTGCCAGGACGCACCGATCCCAGTGGCAGGTTGTTATTTCTGGAAGAACAGAACCGCGAACGCTGGGATTGGCCATTGATCTGTCGGGCGACTGATTTGCTGATGCAATCAATGAATGATCGTTCGATTTCCCGCTACCATCTTGAGGCGGGAATTATTATGCTGCACTGCCACCAGACCGATTGGCACCAGACCAACTGGCAGGAGATTCTGAACCACTATGATCTGTTGATGCAGCTTGCACCATCGCCAATTTATGGCTTGAATCGGGCGATTGTGGTGGCTCAGTTACATGGCCCCCAGGCGGGATTGAACGCAGTGGCCCAGATAGACGATCTGCACACATTAACCAAATACCACCTGCTGGATGCCACACTGGGTGAGCTGCACCGCAAACTGGGACAAAATGAAATTGCCCGGTGCTACTTTCAACAAGCGATTACCAAGACTGATTCGCCGGATGAAAAGGAGATGCTGCACCGCAGAGTGGCTATGTGCGGTGGGTAA
- the hpnC gene encoding squalene synthase HpnC, whose protein sequence is MNQAFEQELHHFGPDGTAPTMTVQAATAYCRQFTAQQYENFTVVSWLLPRKLAQRFYPVYAWCRWADNLGDEASSPEEALHLLSWWEQELAACYEGRPRHPVTIALQKVVEDCLIPPQPFLQLIDAFRQDQHVREYDHYPQLLRYCQRSANPVGQLVLYLAEQYNAENAALSNNVCTALQLTNFWQDIRRDWENLQRRYLPTADCQQFGYSLDDFQQKRFTPQFQQLLTFQVDRAQRLFDAGKPLVGRLTGPIRHDVALFIRGGEAILAKIRQQNYDVWKSRPKLSKWGKISLLLGHLFGRWR, encoded by the coding sequence ATGAATCAGGCTTTTGAACAGGAATTGCACCACTTTGGGCCAGATGGGACAGCACCAACAATGACGGTGCAGGCCGCAACAGCCTACTGTCGGCAGTTTACCGCCCAACAATACGAAAACTTTACGGTGGTCTCCTGGTTGCTGCCCAGGAAGCTCGCCCAGCGATTTTATCCTGTCTATGCCTGGTGCCGCTGGGCAGATAATCTGGGCGATGAAGCCAGTTCGCCGGAAGAGGCACTGCACCTGCTTTCCTGGTGGGAACAGGAATTGGCCGCGTGTTATGAAGGTCGACCGCGTCATCCGGTGACCATTGCCCTGCAAAAAGTGGTGGAAGACTGTCTGATCCCACCGCAACCATTTCTGCAATTGATCGATGCGTTTCGCCAGGATCAGCACGTGCGGGAATACGATCATTACCCACAACTGCTGAGATACTGCCAGCGTTCTGCCAATCCGGTGGGGCAACTGGTGCTCTATCTGGCGGAACAGTACAACGCAGAGAATGCCGCACTGTCGAACAATGTGTGCACCGCACTGCAATTGACGAATTTCTGGCAGGATATCCGCCGCGATTGGGAGAACCTCCAGCGCAGGTATCTTCCAACGGCAGATTGTCAGCAATTTGGCTATTCCCTGGACGATTTTCAGCAAAAACGCTTTACTCCACAGTTTCAGCAGTTGCTTACCTTCCAGGTGGATCGTGCCCAACGGCTGTTCGATGCTGGCAAACCACTGGTGGGGCGGTTAACAGGTCCAATTCGCCACGATGTGGCGTTGTTTATCCGTGGTGGGGAAGCAATTCTGGCAAAAATCCGCCAGCAGAACTACGATGTTTGGAAATCCCGCCCAAAATTGTCCAAGTGGGGCAAAATTTCCCTTTTATTGGGGCATCTGTTCGGTCGGTGGCGTTAA
- a CDS encoding squalene/phytoene synthase family protein produces the protein MLLAFQVNRAQQLFDAGKPLVGRLTGPIRHDVALFIRGGEAILAKIRQQNYDVWKSRPKLSKWGKISLLLGHLFGRWR, from the coding sequence CTGCTACTTGCATTCCAGGTGAATCGTGCCCAACAGCTGTTCGATGCTGGCAAACCACTGGTGGGGCGGTTAACAGGTCCCATTCGCCACGATGTGGCGTTGTTTATCCGTGGTGGGGAAGCAATTCTGGCAAAAATTCGCCAGCAGAACTACGATGTCTGGAAATCCCGCCCAAAATTGTCCAAGTGGGGCAAAATTTCCCTTTTATTGGGGCATCTGTTCGGTCGGTGGCGTTAA
- a CDS encoding phytoene/squalene synthase family protein, producing the protein MVPLSQSYRHCKLLTQRTAKNFGPAFWLLPRQQRYGMYALYAFMRRTDDLADGDGTIAERQQQLERWRQQLSDAEQGNFSDPILPALLDVVLRHGIPLQHFHEVITGVAMDLTGVSIHDFADLERYCYHVASAVGLACIHLWGFRQPEAREQAIATGIAFQLTNILRDLREDAEQGRLYLPTVELQQFDCPPTTWNCDNPKFLELMRFQVDRAEQYYQQGWLLHANLYPHGQAIFQAMYQTYHTILKTIRLRNYDVFTERVRVRKRMKLRYLLQAVPTRFGW; encoded by the coding sequence ATGGTTCCGCTAAGTCAATCGTACCGACATTGCAAATTGCTCACCCAGCGTACGGCAAAAAACTTTGGGCCGGCGTTCTGGTTGCTGCCACGCCAACAACGTTATGGCATGTACGCGTTGTATGCGTTTATGCGTCGCACCGATGATCTGGCCGATGGTGATGGCACCATTGCGGAACGGCAGCAACAACTGGAACGGTGGCGGCAACAACTTTCAGATGCAGAACAGGGTAATTTTTCCGACCCCATCCTGCCCGCACTGCTGGATGTGGTGCTGCGGCACGGCATTCCTTTGCAGCACTTCCACGAAGTAATCACGGGCGTGGCGATGGATCTGACGGGAGTGAGTATTCATGATTTTGCCGATCTGGAGCGATATTGCTACCACGTGGCATCGGCAGTGGGGCTGGCGTGCATCCACCTGTGGGGTTTTCGCCAGCCGGAAGCCCGCGAACAGGCGATTGCCACCGGGATTGCTTTCCAACTGACGAACATTCTCCGCGACCTGCGGGAGGATGCGGAACAGGGACGGCTTTACCTGCCCACCGTAGAGTTGCAGCAATTTGACTGCCCACCTACCACCTGGAATTGCGATAATCCGAAGTTTCTGGAATTGATGCGGTTTCAGGTGGATCGTGCGGAACAGTATTACCAGCAAGGCTGGCTGTTGCATGCGAATTTGTATCCCCACGGTCAGGCGATTTTTCAGGCAATGTACCAGACCTATCACACCATCCTGAAAACGATTCGCCTGCGAAATTACGATGTTTTTACCGAACGGGTACGTGTTCGAAAGCGAATGAAATTGCGGTATTTGCTGCAGGCCGTCCCCACCCGCTTTGGCTGGTAG
- a CDS encoding Nif3-like dinuclear metal center hexameric protein, with translation MATVGEISTWLDQFAPRELAAEWDNTGLLMGDPNDQVSSCITCLTITPEVVREALEAPVQLIVTHHPVLFRGTKNLSTNNSEGKLLWPLAKAGIAVYSPHTRFDNATGGINDWIATQLQLQNIRPLRPAKRSAGYKIVVFVPTDHLELVAKALFQAGAGVIGDYEQCSFQLSGTGTFFGTESTSPVIGTKGQLERVSETRLEVVCPKHLLDKALRAMITAHPYEEVAYDVYPLAEISSTSVGEGRVGELPTGVLLGQFAAHVRQVLHAQLVQIVGQADRTVQKVAIACGAAGEFMRDAHRTGADLFLTGEMRFHDYLAANALGLALVLPGHYATERPAVEMLADRLRAAFPPVTCWASMEERDPVTAVDGKRLE, from the coding sequence ATGGCGACTGTTGGAGAAATTTCCACCTGGCTGGACCAATTTGCCCCACGTGAGCTGGCAGCGGAGTGGGATAATACCGGTCTGTTGATGGGCGACCCCAACGATCAAGTATCATCCTGTATTACCTGCTTGACCATCACGCCCGAAGTGGTGCGGGAAGCTCTTGAGGCACCCGTGCAGTTGATCGTGACGCACCACCCGGTGCTGTTTCGTGGCACCAAAAACCTCAGCACAAACAATTCGGAAGGAAAATTGTTATGGCCGCTGGCAAAGGCAGGCATTGCGGTGTATTCACCCCACACTCGCTTTGATAATGCCACCGGTGGGATCAACGACTGGATTGCCACGCAGCTCCAGCTGCAGAATATTCGCCCACTTCGACCAGCAAAGCGATCTGCGGGATACAAAATTGTGGTTTTTGTGCCCACCGATCACCTGGAATTGGTAGCCAAAGCCCTCTTTCAGGCAGGTGCGGGGGTCATTGGCGATTATGAACAGTGCAGTTTTCAACTGTCCGGAACTGGTACGTTCTTTGGGACAGAAAGCACGTCACCCGTGATTGGCACCAAAGGCCAATTGGAACGTGTATCGGAAACCCGTCTGGAAGTGGTTTGTCCGAAACACTTGCTGGACAAGGCGTTACGTGCGATGATTACTGCCCATCCCTATGAAGAGGTGGCGTATGATGTTTACCCACTGGCAGAGATTTCCAGCACCAGCGTGGGGGAAGGCCGCGTGGGGGAATTGCCCACAGGTGTGCTGTTGGGGCAGTTTGCGGCCCACGTGCGGCAGGTGCTGCACGCCCAACTGGTCCAAATTGTGGGCCAGGCCGACCGCACGGTCCAGAAAGTAGCCATTGCGTGCGGTGCTGCGGGTGAATTCATGCGCGATGCCCACCGCACGGGTGCGGATCTGTTTTTGACTGGTGAGATGCGGTTCCACGATTATCTGGCTGCAAACGCACTGGGTTTGGCCCTGGTGCTGCCTGGCCACTATGCCACAGAACGCCCCGCAGTAGAAATGCTGGCAGATCGCCTGCGGGCTGCCTTCCCACCGGTAACATGCTGGGCAAGCATGGAAGAACGCGATCCCGTAACCGCCGTCGATGGCAAACGCCTGGAATAA
- a CDS encoding DUF6717 family protein, producing MNSILVIHPYKSEGMWVFDDAHVGLVREPFVAGADTIIDRMVEGIPNAASGVTILFSATQFPGSQYEFLWRREEMGGNWYFAPKFDMEGWLCPALFKYFDSAPERIFAQIKQKS from the coding sequence ATGAATTCGATACTCGTTATTCACCCTTACAAATCTGAAGGCATGTGGGTATTTGATGATGCCCACGTTGGGCTGGTGCGGGAACCATTCGTTGCTGGCGCGGATACAATCATCGACCGGATGGTTGAGGGTATTCCGAACGCTGCCTCTGGAGTGACCATCCTGTTTTCGGCGACCCAGTTTCCAGGTAGCCAGTACGAGTTCTTATGGCGGCGGGAGGAAATGGGCGGCAACTGGTATTTTGCTCCCAAATTCGATATGGAAGGCTGGCTGTGCCCAGCGCTGTTCAAGTATTTCGATTCCGCTCCAGAGCGTATCTTCGCTCAGATAAAGCAAAAAAGCTAA